The Haloprofundus salinisoli region CTCGCGGCCGCTACGGTGGCGGCACCCGTCGGCGCGCAACTCGGCGATGCGCTCGCGGCGAACACGGCCGCGTTTTCGGGCGTCCGCGAACTCGAAGGCGAGGTCGGCCGGGTCGTCCGCTCCGTCGGCCGCGTCATCTCCGTGACGCTGCCCGAAGACATCGAGGATATGGACGAGTACGACCCGGTCGCCGACGCGACGAAGGAGTCGCTCGCCGGCAAGACGCTGTTGTTCCCCCGGCGACTCACCGTCGCGGAACTCCGCGAGCGGCTCGTCGCCCGCCTCCGCGAGGATTACGGCGTCGGCCACGTCGACGTCGACCTCACGCAGGACGGCGAGGTCGAGTATCTCGCCGTCGGCAGTCGCCTCGCCGGCATCGGACCGACGCTCGCGCCCGGCGGCGTCGCCGTCGCGGTCCGCGGCGACCCCTCGTTCGAGGCAAGTCCCGGCGACACGGTGCAGGTGTGGCACGCCGCCGCCGACGGCCCGACGCGGGTGCTCACCGGCGAACTCCGCGCGACGACCGACGAGGTGGCGACGCTCGCCGTCGACGAGGCGGACGTCGGCCGCCTCGACGTGGCACAGTCGTACCGCCTCGTCACCCTCCCGGTCGACCCCGGCGTCGAACGGCAGTTCGCGGCGCTGCTTCGGACCGCCGAGGAGACGATGGGCGTCGTCTCCGTTGCCGAGACCGACTCCGGCACGCACGCGACGGTCGGCGACCTCGCCACGACGGTCGTCGCCGTCCGACCGCAGAGCGGCCCGGTAGAGGCGATACCGTCGCGTTCGCGGCGGTTGTCCGCGGGCGACACGCTGTACGTCATCGCGCGCCCGGACGAGCTCCGCCGCCTCGAACGGACCGTCGGAACGGCCGCGGGCACCGCGAGCGACGACTGACCGTCGCCGGCCTCGGAAGCCCGCAACCCTCATGTCGACTGCGCGGCGAGTAGCGAGCATGCAGTGGAAGCTTTTCGCAGACCTCGCGGAGACGGCTGGAACGCGGACCGTTTCGCTCGACGCCGACTGCGACACCGTCGGCGACGCGCTCGACGTGCTCCTCTCGTCGCGCCCGGCGCTCGAATCGCGCGTCCTCGACGACGACGGCGAGGTACAAGACCACATCAACGTGCTCCGAAACGGCGAGAGCGTCTTCACCGGCGAGGGGCTCGACACGCCCGTCGCCAACGGCGACGAACTCGCGCTGTTCCCGCCGGTCAGCGGCGGCTGAGCGAGAGCGGCGGCGGCTAAAGTTTGTCAGCGAACGCGCGGTCCACCGCTCGGCGTGCCCGAACGATGACCGCGAGGGGGTCGAGGCGGGTGCGCGGCGCGCTCTCAGGCGGGTGCGAACGCTGCGCCGCCTGCTCGCCTTTCGAAACCTCGTCTACGCTCGGTTCAGAGAACACGGAGA contains the following coding sequences:
- a CDS encoding potassium transporter TrkA; amino-acid sequence: MRGDLSAVDAFVWLQTGTPNEPLGTETGLLGDAFYILGLAFAAAAVAAVGVFGYRWYFRERPPRGLTVLLGLSAVVLYLNTAKLSDFAAGGNGSDDLFLVGNVLFNLGALAAATVAAPVGAQLGDALAANTAAFSGVRELEGEVGRVVRSVGRVISVTLPEDIEDMDEYDPVADATKESLAGKTLLFPRRLTVAELRERLVARLREDYGVGHVDVDLTQDGEVEYLAVGSRLAGIGPTLAPGGVAVAVRGDPSFEASPGDTVQVWHAAADGPTRVLTGELRATTDEVATLAVDEADVGRLDVAQSYRLVTLPVDPGVERQFAALLRTAEETMGVVSVAETDSGTHATVGDLATTVVAVRPQSGPVEAIPSRSRRLSAGDTLYVIARPDELRRLERTVGTAAGTASDD
- a CDS encoding ubiquitin-like small modifier protein 1, which codes for MQWKLFADLAETAGTRTVSLDADCDTVGDALDVLLSSRPALESRVLDDDGEVQDHINVLRNGESVFTGEGLDTPVANGDELALFPPVSGG